ATGAATATGTCTGCCGCAATCTGCGCCTGTGTTGTGGCAATTTCCTTGGTAAGAGGGGGGCCGCCGAACAAGACACGGCGTTGCCATTCACCAAATGCCATGGATACAAACTGTGGCGCCAGGAGCTTTGCCTGATCACCGCTCATGTTGTGATCCTCCAGAATTCTCGCAACAGGTGCCACCTGATATCTTTCGAACTGTTCCCGCGCGATGTCTCGCAGCGCATCGAATCCGTTGGCTTCACGAAAAATCAATGTCGTGATCTGCATCGCTTGAGGTGTCGATAGCTGCTCTTGCATGGCAACTGTGTAGTTCACCAACTGAGAGTGAAGGTCGC
This genomic window from Caenibius tardaugens NBRC 16725 contains:
- a CDS encoding TetR/AcrR family transcriptional regulator; the protein is MSSPKSRAGRPSPEQAERKRANLILAALDEFARVGFSAASMRDIAKAAEISSRTLYNYYPDKLALFAACLEHSGHAIQPTLPKLSGDLHSQLVNYTVAMQEQLSTPQAMQITTLIFREANGFDALRDIAREQFERYQVAPVARILEDHNMSGDQAKLLAPQFVSMAFGEWQRRVLFGGPPLTKEIATTQAQIAADIFISGISHFYKL